The DNA region AAAATTTCGTGGCTATATTTATCATTTACAATCCCATTTTCAATCGGTCCATTTGCATTACTTTTTAAAATTGAGACTTGACTTTCCCCTCTTGTAAATCCTAAAAATGCAAATGAAAAGTTGTATTTTTCTTTCAATGTTTGGATTAAATTTGTATCGATATCCGCAGGTGAATATCCAATCAAAAGGATATTCTTAAAATGCCCCAAATCTTTGATTACTTTTTCAATATTAATATTTTTATATTGCCCCACGAGTCGCTGACAAATGAGTAATAAGAATAAAAAAGAAATAAATTTTCTCATGGTTTTACATTTTGTGGTACATAATCGAACGGTAATAGATTCGATATTTTTTCTGACCATGCCCAGTATTTTTGTTGTACTATATTGGAAAATGGATAGAATGAACCATCTTGATGAATTTGAGTCTGAGTATCTGGTAGATAATCCAATAAGGAAATAATACAACTATCCGTTCTATAATTTGCATTATAATTTGCATAATTGATATCCTCTTTTTTATTCTTATATAATACTAATAGTTGATCTTTATATATCAATATTTTAGAAGTACTATCATGATCTTGGATTACTTGGTTGATTTGCAATGGTATCCTTCTCATTAATGTTAAATAGTCATCTTGCCTTATTATTCTATGAAAATAACGTACAGAGTCATTATTATAAAGGGAATCAAATTTTAGTTTAATCAATCTAAAACTATCAATATTTTCATTTACAAATGAAATGGAGTCTAAAATAATTTTGATACGTTGTTTCTCATAATTTGGCTCTTCCCATATATGGTGCATTTCAAAACCCTCTTGTATTGCAGATCGACTATATAAAGATCTTATGAAATGCATCTGAGAGCCAATATAAGCCTCTTGTCTTCTTTTTAGAAATCGTTTATATTTCGAATCCTTGACATCCATATTTTGAAAAGATGGATATCCACCAAAAAATAAATATTTACTTGAATAATTAAATCTAAATTCAATCAGATCATATCTAATATTGTAACCTAAATAGTAATTTTTAATAATTAATGGAACTTCACATGTGACAGATAATTCTTTGGTCTTTTTATAATATTTGAATTTGAGATCTTTATAATTTTCTAATATACATTCATTAGAATAGCTTAAAGTGCCTATAAATTGATCCAAAAAAAATTTCCCATATTTCTCCCATCCATTTTTATCATAAGATTGTATGACTATGGCATCTAAGTCATTAACTTTTGGTGTTAAATGATATTGATCATTATTTTTTATTTTATCAGTAGTTAATACAAGCTTCTCATAACCAACCATGGAAAATATAATCTGCATATTTCCAACTGGTATATTTTGTAATTGAAAACTACCATCACCCTTAGTTATTGTATATATACTAGTATTGCTTATATATACTGCTACTCCTTCTAAGGCTTTATTCGTCTTAGTATCCAAAATTCTTCCATTAAGAATATGTGTCTGAGCATATATATTACAAATAATGAAATTCAGTAAAAATATTAATATAAATCTCATGTATTTTCTTCAAATATAACTAATTAGATAGTTTAAAATAGTTTTTTTATTATGAAAATAAAACGTTAAATTCGTTTAACGGAACATTAATATACTTCTAATTAAGAAACACAGAGATATGCAAAAAAAATGTATTTCATTTTTTGTCATGCTATTTTGTTTATGTAAATTTTGCGATGGCCAGACTGTAGATTTTGATTTTTATTATGAAAACCAAAAAGTCAGTCAAGGCTGTGCTGGATCGACGGTTATACTTAAAAATTTATCTAGTGATACTACTCATAGTTTTCAATGGGAAATTAATGGTTTTAAGATTTACACATCATCCACATTTTTTATTTTTTCAAAGGAGGGAACCTATCCAATCATATTAACAGACAACTCTACAGGTATAAGTATAACTAAAAATATACTAATAAATAAATTACCTACTGCTGATTTTGATTTATCACAATCGTCTATATGTGTTGGTAGTTCGATGAACTTTACTGCCAATACCACAACAACATCTACTATCAGCAATTATTACTGGAATTTCGATGATGAAGCATTGACAACAAAAACAAATCCAATTAATTATATATTTAATAAATCGGGAAGTAAAAAAATATATCTATATGTAAAAGATGCTAATGGATGCTATAGTGCTACCTCCGAATCCAAAACACTGACAGTTAATGGTGCTAGTAATGCATCCTTTAATTCAGATAATTTACAATATTATAGTTGTTCTAATTCTATCAGTTTAAATCTGAATTCAGATAACACTAATCAGCAATTTAATTGGGATTTTGGAGATGGACAAAGTTCAACAGGAACACAAACTACCATTACTCATACATTTGCGAAACCAGGAAAATATTTGATTACATTAAGTACGAACAGCACGGATAATTCGACTTGCAATACTAAATATACGCATAATATATATGTAGGAAAACCATCGTTAAAAATATATTCTCCAGATAGTGTTTGTACAAATACTAGTTTCAATTTAAACGCCTCTGATTCATTGGGAAATTTCAACTTTAGTTCCTCTGAGCTTATCTGGAGTACTGATAATGGAATATTCTCAACGGATTCTACAAGTTTAAGTTATTCAGTGGCGGGTAATTATAATTTAAATGTATATAATAATATTGGTTGTAGATCAGATGCGTCATCTAATATTAAAGTAAATCAAACTCCAACATTGAATGTGTCTGTAACTCCAAGTGGAACTATTTGTAGTTTAATTCCCATAAGTTTTATTGCAAACACGGATATTGGAACAAATATAAAATGGCAAATAAGTGATGGAACATCTGAAATACTTTCAAAAAATGATACACTAACTCATACTTTTAAAAATTCTGGATCATATAATATAACAGCTACTACCTCTAGTAGTGAATCATGTTCGATTACTTCTCAATCATATACCGCTACCTTAACAAATGATTGTGTTGATAAAGGAATTGATTCTATTCTAAATCAAGTATTCAAATTTTATAGTCTTTGTGATGATAAATATTTAGTAACATTTGTAAATTTAGTTCCATCAAAACCTTTTCAATCTATAAGTATAGATGGAGTTGTATATCCATTTACAACTGACTCAACAACGATACGACTTCCGTTCAAAAGTAAAGGCGCAACATATACTGTTTTAGTAAGATTTAAAGATGGAACATACGATAGGGTAAGAGATATTACGATAATTGACGAAACCGCACAATTTTCAGTAAAAAACAATGATAATGCCACATTAAATTGCGCACAGAATTATTATACAATATCTACATCTGGATTTGTTAACAGTGCGAATATATCCAATTTTATATGGAAAATTGAAGATATAAATACTGGAAATACTATTTATTCAAATGCTGGAGCAAATCTTAGCTCATTTGATTTTAATCTACCTGATGTATCTACATATAGAATTACACTAACGATGTATGATATAAGAACAAATCCATGTATTACTACATTTTCTTCCTTAATTACTACACAAGGCCCGGTAGGTAACTTTA from Rhizosphaericola mali includes:
- a CDS encoding carboxypeptidase-like regulatory domain-containing protein translates to MRFILIFLLNFIICNIYAQTHILNGRILDTKTNKALEGVAVYISNTSIYTITKGDGSFQLQNIPVGNMQIIFSMVGYEKLVLTTDKIKNNDQYHLTPKVNDLDAIVIQSYDKNGWEKYGKFFLDQFIGTLSYSNECILENYKDLKFKYYKKTKELSVTCEVPLIIKNYYLGYNIRYDLIEFRFNYSSKYLFFGGYPSFQNMDVKDSKYKRFLKRRQEAYIGSQMHFIRSLYSRSAIQEGFEMHHIWEEPNYEKQRIKIILDSISFVNENIDSFRLIKLKFDSLYNNDSVRYFHRIIRQDDYLTLMRRIPLQINQVIQDHDSTSKILIYKDQLLVLYKNKKEDINYANYNANYRTDSCIISLLDYLPDTQTQIHQDGSFYPFSNIVQQKYWAWSEKISNLLPFDYVPQNVKP
- a CDS encoding PKD domain-containing protein; the encoded protein is MQKKCISFFVMLFCLCKFCDGQTVDFDFYYENQKVSQGCAGSTVILKNLSSDTTHSFQWEINGFKIYTSSTFFIFSKEGTYPIILTDNSTGISITKNILINKLPTADFDLSQSSICVGSSMNFTANTTTTSTISNYYWNFDDEALTTKTNPINYIFNKSGSKKIYLYVKDANGCYSATSESKTLTVNGASNASFNSDNLQYYSCSNSISLNLNSDNTNQQFNWDFGDGQSSTGTQTTITHTFAKPGKYLITLSTNSTDNSTCNTKYTHNIYVGKPSLKIYSPDSVCTNTSFNLNASDSLGNFNFSSSELIWSTDNGIFSTDSTSLSYSVAGNYNLNVYNNIGCRSDASSNIKVNQTPTLNVSVTPSGTICSLIPISFIANTDIGTNIKWQISDGTSEILSKNDTLTHTFKNSGSYNITATTSSSESCSITSQSYTATLTNDCVDKGIDSILNQVFKFYSLCDDKYLVTFVNLVPSKPFQSISIDGVVYPFTTDSTTIRLPFKSKGATYTVLVRFKDGTYDRVRDITIIDETAQFSVKNNDNATLNCAQNYYTISTSGFVNSANISNFIWKIEDINTGNTIYSNAGANLSSFDFNLPDVSTYRITLTMYDIRTNPCITTFSSLITTQGPVGNFKASGDSVLCNPKGTVVIQNLSEINNSSFASMVWDFGDGQKRTITSLNTDTIQHYYSYTGSDSYVTYSINLRITDNAGCTSNLTKTGQFKLYNPKLNISTSIPIYCQTKTVQIYNNSNIADLLNDNYQWQINNQEFNTANTQALNFTKPDEIYPENFNVKISAQYGPNGKCNIDTTFKDLIKFIKPIAQFHIIDSNLIATCPPYTLHIKNESSGYDNLKWTFSDSIYNTSLNDTITYYVERPDYYSIQLQTNGYDNCIDTSSFSFMSLGPKATLSNTIYKACTPLTTLLKVNSVDSIQNYLWAFGDTTTLTSDSIFQTEHTYNNPGSYDPRVVIIGTEATGHCFNNLSLSNSIVVDPKINLKYLNNYTYCMGDSSTSPLKLQVYTSIGKEFYWSTSPDDIETIKSDRSSSTIYVTPSHPTDYFLYAKSENTCADESATVHVETHESPVVSFPKNEMTVAAGEQFYTNPTIISNIGSLTYNWSPTTQVSNALVENPSIIGDNNITYTLSAKNSYGCAASDSIDVNVLCSTSKSFIPSAFTPNNDGRNDKFYVRGYGIKSIRHFYIADRWGKILFEKNNVQSNDYSQGWDGRSSGDLAPAGTYVYYAQLECTEGNIYTLKGTVVLIR